The following DNA comes from Hordeum vulgare subsp. vulgare chromosome 3H, MorexV3_pseudomolecules_assembly, whole genome shotgun sequence.
TGTAGGGGCTTGTTGACActgatgatgttcttgttgttgtggtagaTGCACATGTTTTCCATGTCGGTTTCAATGCTACTATGTTCAACTTCATGATCACTTCATGCTAGTTTGTTACATGTGCTTGTGTGTTGATTTTCATGATTAGTCCATGGTGGTTCGTTACATCCATTGATCTCATTCAGTTTAATTAGCATGGGAATAGCTCCAAAGGCAAGGAGGTTGCTGAGGGCAACACCTTGGAGATGCCTCGGGGGAGGCCAATGAATGTCGGCCATTGATCTGTCAGTCTGTGTGGATATTCTGGGTCGTTATTGTGAGTCTATGACTATGCTAATGTAATGCCTATAATGTAATGCGAATGCTTGTTCAAATTGCTAAGCTCTGCCTATGAGTATGTGTGTTGATAACCTCACCACTCGAACAAGAGGTTACCACACCGCATGCCTTAAACGTGACCAACAAACATCACGTGCATATGGGTACCACATGCTTGCAATCAAACGGTATTCTTGTTGCAGGTTGGAGTTTTGTGAGCAACCAAAATAAATGCAgaatatactcccttcgtcttaaaataaatgactcaaaagtgattcaacttcgtactaactttagtataaaATTAGATCTTTTTTAAATcacttattttaaaacggagggagtagttttgagCCTGCATTAGCTCGTAGGCTGAAACggaccacggatacaaggagcccAAAAATGATGCATGTGAAATGTAGGAGAACCTCCCATATTTGACAAGCTTTTCTGACTTGGAAATGGTGCCAATTCTCTTATCAGTCTTCCACACACGAGGATACGTTGATCTTGGACCCCGAGCTGCATGCCACAAATTCGCAATCACAAGTATGAGGTCAGGAGAGAGTTGAACTTCTGAGGATGTCGAACGACAGTTCGCTCCAGCGTCAAGCCAAATGTCGGTTCCCCATATCTCGTACGTCAAGGAAAACACACTGTTAATCTGCAAGGGGAAACAGTTTGGAAGATACATTTCAGTAAACAAACAGTGTTGATCGACTCGCGGAGTATCCTACCAAAATACAAGAGGCACTGAGCAGCGCCCTTACCTGGTGCGACGGGGCAGGAGATCGCTGGTCGCTCCCGGCCTCGGCGGCAAAGTCCGGCCGCTTCCGCGGCTCCTTCACGCGGCAGCGGCACGGAGGGgaagagaagaggagtagagtggACAAGGGGAATGGGACGAGGGAAGGGGAGATGCGTGGAGATGGGGTTGCCAACGGGACGGGCTCGCTTAGAAGTCGCGGGATGCCCGCCACGTGGTCTCTCCAACTGGCGAGACGGACGGCCATGATCGCGCCCGGCCGAAACCGAAACATAAACAAAGAAGCAATAGAGAAAGGGAAGCGAAAGCGAGGGCAGAGTcg
Coding sequences within:
- the LOC123444448 gene encoding uncharacterized protein LOC123444448, whose translation is MFRFRPGAIMAVRLASWRDHVAGIPRLLSEPVPLATPSPRISPSLVPFPLSTLLLFSSPPCRCRVKEPRKRPDFAAEAGSDQRSPAPSHQINSVFSLTYEIWGTDIWLDAGANCRSTSSEVQLSPDLILVIANLWHAARGPRSTYPRVWKTDKRIGTISKSEKLVKYGRFSYISHASFLGSLYPWSVSAYELMQAQNYSLRFKISDLKKI